One uncultured Draconibacterium sp. genomic window, AAGAAAAGGAGTTTTTGAAAAACAAAACTTTTCACGGAAACGAAATTGTTGCCAATACTCGCCGTATGGCATTAATGAATATGTTTTTGCACAACATTGGCGAAATTGATGGCGAAACATTGGTTTCTTCGGCAGATGCTTTGGTTTCGGACAATGGAATCCGCTACGATTATGTATTGGCAAATCCGCCTTTTGGTAAAAAAAGCAGTATGACCATTACCAACGAAGAAGGCAAACAAGAAAAGCAGGATTACATTATCAATCGTCAGGATTTTGTGGCTACCACAGCCAACAAGCAACTGAACTTTTTACAACACATAAAAACGCTTTTGAAACTCACAGGCGAAGCAGCCGTTGTACTTCCCGACAATGTTTTATTTGAAGGTGGTGCAGGCGAAACCGTTCGGAAAGAATTGATGAAAACAACCGAACTTCATACAATTTTACGTCTTCCAACAGGAATTTTTTATGCACAAGGCGTAAAAGCAAATGTGTTGTTTTTCGACAATAAACCAGCTTCAAAAGACCCTTGGACAAAAGATGTTTGGATTTATGACTATCGCAGTAACATAAGCCATACACTCAAGAAAAACCCAATGACTTCGGAGCATTTGCAAGATTTTGTAAAACTCTACAATCCCGAAAACAGAAACAAAAGAACGGAAACTTACAGCGAAACAAATCCCGAAGGACGTTGGAGAAAATTCACCTATGCCGAAATCATTGAGCGAGATACAACGAATCTTGACATATTTTGGATTAAGGATAAAAGTTTAACCGATTTAGACAATTTACCCGACCCAGATGTTTTGGCAAACGAAATCATTGAAAATATAGAAGCTGGACTAAATAGTTTTAAAGAAATAATGGAAACAATAAATGGTGATGAAAGCTAAAGCCAGCCCGAAAGCCATACACATTTGCAATTCGCACGAGCCAATGCTCGACCAAAAATTGCAAAAGAGTATGTCTTGCCAACGCACGGACAGAGTAAGCAGCAAAAATGAAAGATAAATTGACTGGAAAAATGAACAACGAAACGCTAACATCGTGTATAAAACATTTGGCGGATAGTGCTAATTTCAAGTGTGTTACATTTAATAAACATTGTAGCGGTTTGACAGGAAAGTGCTTCGAAATGCCAAACGTTTCATACACGTGACCGTCAGACTGTCTAAAAACCTTTTTTAAGAGGAATTTATTCAGACTGTAGTTTGTGATTTGAACCAAATATTGAAACGTCAGACCGTTAAAAATAGTTATTAGACAGACTGCCGTTAGCGGTCAGTTTGAAAAATCGAAACGACACAGACTAACTGAATATAAAACAATTAAAAATAAATACTAACCCATAGAAAAAGGTCAAAAATGCGATACAAACGATTAAAATTAAGTGCCGTACTCTTGTTAGGACTTGGGCTGACAGCATTACAGGCGCAAGAAAGTATTAACCCTACAGGCGGCAACGCTTCGGGCAGCGGAGGCTCAATAAGCTATTCCATCGGCCAGGTTGCGTACCAAACTCACACCGGAACAAATGGTTCAGTAGCTGAGGGAGTGCAACAACCATTCGAAATTTCGGTACTAACTGGTATTGAAGAAGCAAAAGGTATAAATTTTTCAGTTACTGCTTACCCTAATCCAACAACCGATTATCTTACATTGGAAGTGAAAGACTTTGACGTTTCAAATTTATTGTACCAACTGTATGATACAAATGGTAGACTTTTGCAAAACCAAAAAATTACAGGCAAGCAAACCAGCATTGTTATGAGCAATTTTGTGCCGGCAACGTATTTTGTAAAAGTAACCGAAGGAAACAAAGAAGTAAAAACGTTTAAAATTATTAAAAACTAGATAATTATGAGTAAAATATACTCTATAATAATTGCCGTACTATTATCGGTAAGTGGTTTCGCTCAATCACCGGAAAAAATGAGCTATCAGGCGGTAATCCGCAATAGCAGCGATGCTTTAGTTATAAACACACAAATTGGTATGCAAATAAGTATTTTGCAGGGATCAGCAAATGGAACTGCTGTTTATATAGAAACTCAAGAACCAACCACCAATGCAAATGGTTTGGTAAGTTTAGAAATTGGAGCAGGAACAACTAACGATGATTTTACTTCCATTGATTGGGCAAACGGACCCTATTTCATTAAAACAGAAACCGACCCAACTGGTGGCATAAGCTACACAATAACAGGCACAAGTCAATTATTGAGTGTACCGTATGCTTTACATGCAAAAACGGCTGAGACAATTTTAGGCGGAATAACCGAAACCGACCCAACTTTTACCGCTTGGGACAAATCAACCGGCATTTCAGTTACAGAAAGTCAAATTTCAGATTTACAGGCCTACTTAACAGCCGAAGTAGATCCTCAATTCGCTTCATGGGATAAAGCGACTGGCATAGTCATTACCGAGTCTCAAATCTCCGACTTACAAACTTACCTTACTGTAGAAACCGACCCAACTTTTACCGCTTGGGATAAATCAACAGGCATTTCAGTTACAGAAAGTCAAATTTCAGATTTACAGGCCTACTTAACAGCCGAAGTAGACCCTCAATTCGCTTCATGGGATAAAGCGACAGGCATAGTCATTACCGAGTCTCAAATCTCCGACTTACAAACTTACCTTACTGTAGAAACCGACCCAACTTTTACCGCTTGGGATAAATCAACCGGCATTTCAGTTACAGAAAGTCAAATTTCAGATTTACAGGCCTACTTAACAGCCGAAGTAGACCCTCAATTCGCTTCATGGGATAAAGCGACTGGCATAGTCATTACCGAGTCTCAAATCTCAGACTTACAAACTTACCTTACTGTAGAAACCGACCCAACTTTTACCGCTTGGGATAAATCAACAGGCATTTCAGTTACAGAAAGTCAAATTTCAGATTTAAATCATTTCACTACAGCCGATGAAACCGACCCTGTTTTTGGTGCATCAGTAGCAAGCGGTATAACAGCAACTGACACTACCAACTGGAACAATAAACTTGATAACGAAATCGACCCAACTTTTACCGCTTGGGACAAATCAACAGGCGTTTCAGTTGCTGAAAGTCAAATTTCAGATTTAAATCATTTCACCACAGCCGATGAAACCGACCCTGTTTTTGGTGCATCAGTAGCAGGCGGTATAACAGCAACTGACACTACCAACTGGAACAATAAATTGGACAGCTACACTGAAACCGACCCGGAATTTACCTCGTGGGACAAAGATTATGCAGATTTGACAAATAAACCCACTGTAATTAGTGATTTTACAATGGATGCAAACGCTCAAAACATTACTAACCTTGCCAGTCCTGTAAATGCTCAAGATGCAGCAACAAAAGCGTATATCGATAATTTAATCATTAAGGTTGGTGCAACAAGTAAGTTACTTGCCTTGGGTTTTTCGGTGCAGCAATTAATAGATGCAGGACATAAAGCATCCGATCTGGTCTCAGCTGGAATTGATCCATCTGAACTAATTACTGCAGGTTATTCTAATTCTGATTTTGTCGGTGGAGTTTATCAAGGAGGAGTAATTGCTTATGTTTCGCAAGCCGGTGACCCCGGTTATGTAGCCGGAGAAATACATGGATTAATAGCAGCTACAATAGACCAAAGTGAAGAAACACAATGGTACAATGTACCGGAGATAACACTTGGAGCAGTTGGCGATAGTTTGTATGCAGGTAAAGCTAATACTGCCATAATAGTGGCAGCATTAAATAGCGTTTACCCAAATTACAATTATGCGGCAAATATTTGTGACAGATATTCAGTAACAGTTGACGGAGTTAGTTATGACGACTGGTATTTACCATCGCTTTATGAGTTAAACTTATTGTATGAGCAAAAAGATGCGATTGGCGGTTTTGCACGTAAAGTCTATTGGAGTTCCTGGGAGTTGAGTAGAACAAGCCCCCCTATGCGCGTAATAAATCTAGACTTTGAAGATGGAAGCGAGGCTTGGGCCTATCGGACTGAGATGCACAGGGTGCGTGCCGTTCGGGCTTTTTAAGCAGTTAACTAATTTTAAATTTTAGAGCATGCCTAAATCAGGCAGATGCTTTGAAAAGAGAGAAATATCTTCCGAACACTCCTAATTGCAAATCCGCGCCAGCGGGGGGATTTGCACCGCTAGGTTTAATTTTAAAATTCGAATAAATGTTATAACTTTGTAATTACATAGTTTCAAAAATTAGTTATGGAAATATCAGTTATAAAAATCGGAAACTCAAAGGGGATTAGATTAAGTAAAACCCTGCTCGACAGGTACAATATCAAAGATACTGTTGATTTAATAATGGATAAAGGACAAATTATTTTAAAACCAATTTCAAAACCACGAAAAGGATGGGAAAAGGCGTTTGAAAAAATGGCTAAAAATGGAGATGACAATTTGTTATTTGACGATGTGTTTGACGATGAAAACCTCGAAGAATGGAAATAAAACAATATCAAATTATTTTAGTCAATCTTGACCCGACAATTGGAAGTGAAATCAAAAAGACAAGACCTTGTGTGGTAATTTCTCCAAATGAGATGAATAAATATTTGCGGACAGTGGTTATTGCCCCAATGACAACAAATTCAAAAAAATATCCGACACGAGTAAAAATAAAACATGACAATAAAGTTGGGTGGATTGTTTTAGACCAAATCCGAACAATTGTCAGACAAAGAATAATAAAGGTTTTTGGCGAATTACAAGATTCTGAAATTCAAGAATTAAAATCGGTTTTGCGAGAAACTTATATTGACTGAAAAATAAAAAAACAAGGTTAATAAACTGCATATTCCCTTCTGCCCTTTTGCAACGAGGTTAAATGCTAAAAGTATTTGTAATGCTTTTTATAGCGCCGATTAAACCGGCAATATTGCAAAACCTCTGGTGCGCAATTGCATCGCGGAAATTTCTAAAATAAAAAATTGCAGACCCTCTGTTTTCCCTAATAGTAAAAGAACAAAAACCCAAACCCATGAGCCGAATACGAAAAAAAAAGAAAGCGCTGCACAAGCAAAAACAACTTGAGGCTGAAAGAAGAAACCATTTTCTGAGGCATTTAAAACATGTTTTTATTGCAAGTGGCTGCGAACAAGTATATGAGGCACTAACACCAACGCACAAGCAAGCATTATATGAGATTAAAGACAGCTCGATAAAAATACGGCAGGGCGACTGCTCATGTTTAAGCAACAGCGAAATAAAGCAGCTAAAACAGTTGATTGATAAGGAAGCGCAAAAAAAGAAGGTAAGCATTGAAAACAGCACTTATACCATGTCGGTTAAAGAGTTTTACACGTATGGCATTAGTTTATATGCTTTACAAAATTGGTTAGCGGATCAGGAAGAGCCGGAAATGCAGGAGGCTTATACGCTTATGAAGGAGAGCTTGGATGTTGTGGAGACCGAAAAAAAATACAGGCAACATATTTTTGCATTTTGTGGTACTATATCGATGTTAGCTTCGGAGTTAACTAAAGTATTAGTACATATAAAAATGAAATTTGCTACTGCAAATACCGGGCGAATGAATGGGCTGGAGTTTGAAATTGATGCCTATCCATGTCAGCAAAAGAAATTTCAACTATACGGCAATACCAGGCCTGCTTACCGGGTTGGTTCTTACGCTTATTTTATGGTATATCCTGAATGGGCTTCGGTTAAACGTTCGTCATTCGAAAAGCCAACGCCATTCAACAACATCGATATTCCTGTTTACATACAAATGCATGCTATAAACAGACTTTGCGAACGAATGGATACACTTAGCCGCGATTGTTTGGAGCTGTATGTTTACCTTTCTTTTCAAAATCCAGGTATCACTTTCTTTCAAGGTAAAATGCTTGTTGATTATGTGTATGGCCAAACAAAATTGGGCTATTTGTTGGTGGAAATAGTTGATAATGTTTTATTGATAAAAACATTTTTGCTGCTTACCAACGAAGCAACTCCCGAGGGCGAAAAACTAAAAGAGTTAACCGGGTTATCGAAAGTAGATATGAAATACTGGAATATTGACCGCTTAAGTACCTTCCAAAAAACCGATATTGAAGAAAATGAAGAACTGAAATCGATCTTCAAAAATGCAGGATGTAGCAAACTGTTTAGCGAGGCTGTTAACTTTCTTGAAGAAGAAGAACATTCGTGTATTGCCGAAAATATTCTGAAATACTTCCACAAAGAAAAATATTTGTATGGTTCTTCGATGCCATCCTGAAGTGCTACCGACTATGGCAAGGATTGGAGAGGTAGCTTGCCGAAGTGCTTGGTAGTGACGGCCGGCAGCTGTGAACGACCGGAGGGAGCTACACAGCTGATGTTTCCGGAACAAACAAGCGCAAGGGAACTTTAGCGAAAAGCCTGGCTGCCAGCAAAGAGAATTGATTGAATAAGAAACGAATCTTAATTGTTCAAAAAATATGCGATTTCGATGCTTTATCAACAATTGGCTGAATTAAAATGTATTACCTTTGTGGCTTCAAATTTTTAATCCATTTACGAGATGAAAAGAGATACTTTGGTTTTTGATATCATTAAAAAAGAGCACGAACGCCAATTGGGCGGAATTGAGTTGATCGCTTCTGAGAATTTTGTGAGTGATCAGGTTATGGAAGCTATGGGTTCTGTAATGACCAATAAATATGCTGAAGGCTATCCGGGTAAAAGATACTACGGTGGTTGTCAGTTTGTTGATATGACCGAGCAATTGGCTATCGACCGCATTAAAGAAATTTACGGTGCCGAATGGGCAAACGTTCAGCCACACTCCGGAGCACAGGCAAATGCTGCAGTGTTGAGTGTAATTTTAAAACCAGGAGATACTTTCTTAGGTCTCGATTTGTCGCACGGAGGTCACCTTTCGCATGGTTCATTTGTAAACTCATCGGGTATTTTATACAATCCGGTAGCTTACAAAGTAAAAGAAGACACCGGAATGGTGGATTACGACGAAATGGAAGCTTTAGCCATTGAGCACAAACCAAAATTAATTATTGGTGGTGCATCGGCTTACAGCCGCGAGTGGGACTACAAACGTATGCGCGAAATTGCAGATAAAGTAGGTGCCTTGTTTATGGTTGATATGGCTCACCCAGCAGGTTTAATTGCCGCCGGTTTGCTTGACAATCCGCTTGAGCACGCACATATTGTAACATCAACTACACATAAAACATTGCGTGGACCACGTGGTGGAATTATTCTTATTGGAAAAGATTTTGAAAATCCATGGGGAATTGCCACTAAAAAAGGAGAAGTTCGTACCATGTCATCTTTGCTTGATTCGGCTGTTTTTCCGGGACAACAGGGAGGACCACTGGAGCATGTAATTGCCGCTAAAGCTGTGGCTTTCGGCGAAGCACTTGATCCATCGTATAAAGAATACCAGGCACAAGTGAAAAAGAATGCTTCAGTAATGGCACAGGCTTTTGTTGATTTGGGTTACAAAGTTATTTCAGGTGGAACAGATAACCACTCAATGTTGATTGACTTACGTACCAAGTATCCTGAAATTACAGGTAAATTGGTTGAAAATACAATTGTAAACGCCGAAATTACCGTGAACAAAAACATGGTCCCTTTTGATAGTCGTTCTCCATTTCAGACTTCAGGTTTACGTGTGGGAACACCAGCTATTACTACTCGTGGTGTAAAAGAAGATTTAATGCCGGTTATTGTGCAGCTAATCGATGATTCAATTGCGAATATCAACGACGATAAAATGATTAAGTCGATAGGGGAGAAAGTTCATTCAATTATGAAGGATTTCCCATTGTTTGCATACTAAGAAATAAATAGATACTAAAATAAGCGCTGCTCAACTACGGATGAGCAGCGTTTTTTATTTTCTTTGAACTCTAAACAGTAAACTCTGAACTGAATATGGAATGGTACATTATTATAGCCCTTATTGGAACCGGAGTTGCTGCCGGATTTATTAATACTACAGCCGGCGGTGGTTCTATGCTTACAATTCCCTTATTAATGTTTATTGGTTTGCCGGCTAATGTTGCCAACGGAACCAACCGGATTGCCATTCTTTTACAAAATGTTATTGGTGTAAATACCTTTTGCAAAAAGAAAGTTCTCGACCTGCGTAGCGATTATCGTTTGGCGGTTCCTGCCATTGTAGGATCAATAATCGGAGCATTTATTGCTGTGGAAATTGATGTTGATGTTCTGAAAAAAGTGATAGCCGGTTTAATGGTTGCCCTGCTTTTTGTGGTGGTACTTAAACCCGATGTTTGGGTTAAAGAACGAGTTGGGAAAGTTGATGCAAAACCTTCTGTGTTGCAATATGTCATTTTCTTTTTTATTGGTGTATACGGAGGATTTATTCAAATGGGAGTTGGCTTTATTTTATTGGCGGGTCTTGTTTTGGGAAGTGGCTACGATTTGGTAAAAGCCAATGCTGTTAAAGTCTTTATCGTATTAATTTATACCGTATTTTCACTCGGGATCTTTTTCTTTCATGGGCAGGTAAACATTGTTGCCGGATTAATTTTGGCTGCCGGTAATATGTTTGGCGCCTGGTTGGGAGTTCATTTTCAGGTGAAAGGTGGAGCAAAATATGTGCGTTACGTTTTAATACTTGCCATGGTGATTGTAATTTTAAATCTGTTTGGAGTGTTTAATTAGCCACTAGCTGCAAGCCACTAGCTATTTTGTTATTTGCAGCTTGCAGCTTGAATCTTTACAATTGAATAGACAACATAAAATACCAGTTACCATAATAACCGGCTTCCTGGGAGCCGGAAAAACAACTTTTATAAATTATTTGTTGCAAAGCGAATCTGCAACACAGTTTGCCTTGGTTGAAAATGAATTTGGCGAAGTGGCCATCGATACAAAACTGATAAAAGGTGTTGATACCAGTCAGATGTTCGAGTTAAAACAAGGATGTATTTGCTGTACCATTACCGATGAGTATGAGCTGGTTTTAAAAGAACTGGCGGAACGATTTCCTGAGGTAGATCATCTCCTGATTGAAACCACCGGAATTGCAGACCCTGCTCCGGTTATTCAGCCTTTTTTCAGCGACGAGGAATTAAACGAAATTTATGAGTACAACGGAACTGTTTGTTTGGTTGATGTGCTCAATTTTTGGACTCACCCCGAACAGGAAACTCATCTGAAACAGCTGGTAATTGCTGATCTGATTTTGCTGAGTAAAGCAGAAAATTTGTTGCCGGCGGAAATAAATAAAATTCAAAATGAGCTCCAAAGTCTGAATCCATTTGCAACTAGTTTAGTATCGAAATATGGTGCTGCCGGTTATAACCTTCAAAGCATTCAGCGAAAAATCCGAACTAAATTTGATTTTGTCAGTCATCGTGTTTCTCATGCACACATTCAAACCAAAACTTTCTCATTTTCAAATCCGGTAAATAAAGAGGATTTTATCAACCGTATTTCATATACACTTGATGTTTATAAAAATCAGATTTACCGGTGCAAAGGAATACTCTTTTTCGAGGACGAACCTTTTCAGTATATTTTGCAGGGTGTTGGCGGAAGTTTTGAAATTACCGAAGGCGATTTAATTGTAGATACGTTTAAAAGCGAAGTGATTTTTATCGGTAAGCTGGATAACGTTCAACTCGACTTCTAGCGAACTATCCCAGCCAAACCATCCAAAGCGGAATAATTACAATGGAAAGTAAGGTTCCCAAAACTACAATGCGGGCAGCCAGCGTGGTTTCAAGTTTGTAATGCAACGAAAGCGCATAGGGTGTTAAACCGAGTGGCATGGCTGCATCAATTACCGATGCTTTTAAAAACTGCGTATCAAATTGTGTTAGTTTTAAAAACTGGTAGAAAACAAAAGGCAGAACCAACATGGTTCCACCCACAAATGCTGCAACCTGGTACCACTCTTTTAGTTTGCCGAATTTTTGCATTCCCAGAAAAATGCCTAGTGAAAACAAAACTACAGAAGTTACCGAGTTGGCAAAAAGCTGAATGGTTTGTTCGGCTACCACAGGCAGTTTTATTTTAAAAAATACCAGTACAAGTCCAACTATAACAGATAATAACAAGGGATTTTGTGCCAGACTAAGGAGCAGTTTTTTTACATCGAATGATTCTTTGCCGTTCACTTCAACCAGTATAATTCCGAGCGTAAGTAACCAAAAAATATAAATGGCCGAAATAATTGCTGCTACGGGTAAAATGTTGTCACCAAAGGCATTTTGTAAAACCGGCATTCCCAGGTAGGCAATGTTTCCAAAGGGCAATATCAGAAACAAAGTGCGGCGCATTTGTGGTGGAAACTTAAATAATTTTGCCACCGGAAATGCAAGCAAACTGCACAGGATAATGTAGCCCGAGTTATACACAATCAGCGTAACAAACGATTGTTCGCCCAGCTCTAAATGCATTAACGAAGCAATTACCAACGCCGGGAATCCAATGTACAATGCATATTTATTTAGCACGTCAATCCAGTTTGCATTACTGGCTTTGGTACGCGAGAATAGAGTTCCTGTGATTATAATCAGGAACAAAGGCAATACCGTTTTTACTGCGATTATGAATGTGCCCATTCGCCATAGTTTATGTGAGGCCGAACGTCGGTAATAAACATACCCGCTTTTTCTGCCGCAATAATTCCAAGGTCGCCGTCTTCAAAAACCTGGCAATATTGAGGCTCAACACCCATTAATCGTGCGCATTCCAAAAATGTCTCAGGCTCGGGTTTGTGTTGGGTTACATCATCGGCTGAAACGATGGCATCAAAATATTCGGTTAAACCAAGCGCATTTAACTGCACTTCGGCACTTTTACGACTTGCTCCTGTTCCAACAGCCATTGGAAGTTTGCCATGGTATTTTTTTACAATTGCAGTTACTTTTGCAACCGGTATCAACAAATCAGCATGATCCCAAAACAATTGTTGTTTCATTTTAACAAGGTTTTCCGGCGACTCGGAAACATTGTACTGTCGGTTAATACGACGGGCAAACTCAATGGTTGGCATGCCGGTCATTTCGTAAATAATCTGTGGATCGAAATCAAAACCATATTTCTCTCCAATCATGTTCCATGTTTTTATATGTACCGGAAGTGAATCCGACAAGGTTCCGTCTAAATCAAAAATCAAGGCTTTTGCCTCAGGATGTACTGTAATTCCCATTCGTTTTAATTTGTGGTCAAAAGTAATACAACCCTTCTAAACGAGTATTGTTCGCTACAAACTGGTTGAAGATTTAAACATGAGTTAAACCCAAACGATGAGTGCTGCCCTTATTTTTTTGATGACGACGTCCGGTGACATGAAAACTGACCGTTTTTTTTGTAGGTGCTGCTCAGCGAGACGAAAATTGATGGTTTATTTTGTTGTTGACGACTGTCGCGACGAAAATTGATAGTTTATTTTGTTGTCGACGACTGTCGAAATGAAAATTGAAAGTTTATTTTGATGACGACGGCTGTCGAAATGAAAATTGATGGTTTATTTTGATGACGACGGAGTTAGTTAATGAGTTAATTAGTGAGTGAGTGGGGTGATGAGTAATTGAGTGAGGGTGTATAGAAGTTACAGTCGTAAAGTTTTTTTAGTTTTTACAACTGTAACTTTTTACTGATTTTATACCGATTACTATTCAAAATGTGCCTTTAGTGCATTTCATTTCCAAAAGCACTTTGAATATGTATCGGCATTATACCAGCGCAATTTGATATTTAAGTGGTATTAGATGCGCCAGGCAATTACAACACTTGTGCTCATTTCAATTTCTGATGGATTTAATGCACTTGTTCCTCCAGCTGATGCAGTTCCACGTATCATAATCGATTCTTTTCGCATTTCGAAATTTGGGTGGCTGTATGTCCCGATAAGTTGTGGTTCACCGTATTGAATGTGTCTGATCCCGTAAATTTTTATTCCGGCACTTTTTGCTATTATTTCAGCTTTTTGCTGGGCATCTTCAACCGCCAGTTGAATCAGTTTTTCTTTAACGTTTTCTTTTTGTTCAGGAGTTAGCGCAAACGAGAGCGAAAAATCGGCATTAAAATTATTTTTAATGATCTCAAAAATAAGATCGTTTTTAGGATAATCAGCTACCGTTTTAATCAGAACAGGGATGTCGGCCTGGTAGCCTTTAAAAACCGATTTTCTTGAAATGTTATCGTACTCGCGAACTTCCCTGATTGAGTAATTGTGTGTTTTAATGAGGTCCTTATCAATCCCGTTTTTTGTAAATTCATTGGTTAGCATTTCCGCTTCTTTTAATGCTTTTTCGGCGCAAACCGAATAGCTTGAATCGTCAACCGAAATGCGAACGTTAAACATAAATTGTTCGGGAACGAGTTTTACTGACGATTTTCCTTCAACCACCAACTCATCGGGGTATTGGTTTTGTGCCATCGATTGTGCCGCAAATCCAAGTACTATAAAAAGCAAAATAATGTGTTTCATGACCTTAGTTTTTAATTATCTTTTTTATACATCTGTTATTCTGGTTGCTTAGCAATACAAAATAAATGCCAGATGGAAGATCGGAAAGGTTGGTTGCGTTGAGTTGACTGGTTAATTGTTGCTTTTTTACAACTATACCTTGCGTGTTTGTTATGGTAAGCTCCTGAAAATCATCCTGATTATTGACCGTTAAACTGTTTTTAACCGGATTTGGATAAATTTTTGATTTTACATTGTTGATTTCAATTGCCGATGAAGGTTGCTCTAAAACTACTGATTCAAGGGTAATGTATTCAAAAGTAACATCGTCCAACGAAGTGCCTAAATCAAAAACAATTCTGGAATTATAGTCCGTACTTTTCATTTCAAAAACATAGGTGTAAATCGCAAACGTATCAGCCAGACTTGCATTTTCGTAACTACTGTAGGCCGACCAGGGATCGCTGTTTTTACCCACATAGGCAACCACGTTTCTGGCAGTTACTGCTTTTACTTTAAACGACAAACGATATTTTTTACCGGCTTCGAGCGCAATGTTTGTTTTTGTTAGCTGAATGTGCCAACCTTGCGAACCTTTTGTAGTAATGGCTACTTTTAGATTGTTTCCCTCCTTTAGTTTAGTAGAAGATGCTCCACTGTTGTTGCTTAAATTCCAATCGCCAACACTTTGTTCAAAATCTGATGTGTAAACCGATGTTGCAACATAACGGGCAGGTTCGGGCATTTTATTATTTACAAGAGCATCAATTAAGCCATTGTTGTAGGTTTTGCTTGCAGGCTTGTAAATGCCAAAACCGGCGCTAAATTCCCAGTAGGCCCAGCTCCATCCCAGCGATTCAATGTATCGTCCCATATAGGTCGTCCAAATTTCACGCGAATTTTTATCGGCTTTACTGTACGATCCGAATTCGCCAATGTGAATCGGGATATTTTTTTGTGTTTCAATGGCTTTTAAAGGAGCAAAATCGTTGGCAACTACATTTCGTTCGGTAACCGTATTTGTCCATTTTGTGCCCAGCCAAACATCGGCTCCATCCACCCATTCTGCTCCCTGGTGTGTAAAGGCAAATGGATTGTAGTAATGGATGGTAAGTATAATGTTGTCGTCATCGGGCAATTGAAGTTTCGAAAGCCCTCCTAAACCACCATATTCTGCAGTGCCTATTAATACAGCTCTTTCCGGATTTTTAATCCGAATAGTGGTTAGTGCATCAGCTAAAAACACATTCCATTTATCCGCCGTCATGTTTCCATGTGGCTCATTCAGTATTTCGAAAAGCAAACTATCGGGATAGTCGGCAAAATACTCTGATATTTGTTGCCATTGAGCCAGAAAACGTGCCTTGTTGTTCTCCGGATTTTCATAAAGTGCCTCGTGGTGGTGCATGTTAATTATGGCATACAAACCGTTGTTTAAAGCCGAATCTACTACTTGTTTAATTCGAGCCAGAAAATCCGGATTTATAGTGTAGGG contains:
- a CDS encoding class I SAM-dependent DNA methyltransferase — its product is MSESAIISKVWNFANVLRDDGVGYGDYLEQITYLLFLKMADELNKPPYNKGLKFPKLKNAQGEEEANAETCDWQTLSQKRGLELETFYNQMLRSLGSEKGTLGQIFIKSQNKIQDPSKLLKIIDMIDKEQWSLMGTDVKGKIYEGLLEKNAEDTKSGAGQYFTPRSLIKTMVACVRPKPMKTLIDPACGTGGFFLAAYDFIKSQNLDQEEKEFLKNKTFHGNEIVANTRRMALMNMFLHNIGEIDGETLVSSADALVSDNGIRYDYVLANPPFGKKSSMTITNEEGKQEKQDYIINRQDFVATTANKQLNFLQHIKTLLKLTGEAAVVLPDNVLFEGGAGETVRKELMKTTELHTILRLPTGIFYAQGVKANVLFFDNKPASKDPWTKDVWIYDYRSNISHTLKKNPMTSEHLQDFVKLYNPENRNKRTETYSETNPEGRWRKFTYAEIIERDTTNLDIFWIKDKSLTDLDNLPDPDVLANEIIENIEAGLNSFKEIMETINGDES
- a CDS encoding T9SS type A sorting domain-containing protein; protein product: MRYKRLKLSAVLLLGLGLTALQAQESINPTGGNASGSGGSISYSIGQVAYQTHTGTNGSVAEGVQQPFEISVLTGIEEAKGINFSVTAYPNPTTDYLTLEVKDFDVSNLLYQLYDTNGRLLQNQKITGKQTSIVMSNFVPATYFVKVTEGNKEVKTFKIIKN
- a CDS encoding AbrB/MazE/SpoVT family DNA-binding domain-containing protein; translated protein: MEISVIKIGNSKGIRLSKTLLDRYNIKDTVDLIMDKGQIILKPISKPRKGWEKAFEKMAKNGDDNLLFDDVFDDENLEEWK
- a CDS encoding type II toxin-antitoxin system PemK/MazF family toxin, with product MEIKQYQIILVNLDPTIGSEIKKTRPCVVISPNEMNKYLRTVVIAPMTTNSKKYPTRVKIKHDNKVGWIVLDQIRTIVRQRIIKVFGELQDSEIQELKSVLRETYID
- the glyA gene encoding serine hydroxymethyltransferase translates to MKRDTLVFDIIKKEHERQLGGIELIASENFVSDQVMEAMGSVMTNKYAEGYPGKRYYGGCQFVDMTEQLAIDRIKEIYGAEWANVQPHSGAQANAAVLSVILKPGDTFLGLDLSHGGHLSHGSFVNSSGILYNPVAYKVKEDTGMVDYDEMEALAIEHKPKLIIGGASAYSREWDYKRMREIADKVGALFMVDMAHPAGLIAAGLLDNPLEHAHIVTSTTHKTLRGPRGGIILIGKDFENPWGIATKKGEVRTMSSLLDSAVFPGQQGGPLEHVIAAKAVAFGEALDPSYKEYQAQVKKNASVMAQAFVDLGYKVISGGTDNHSMLIDLRTKYPEITGKLVENTIVNAEITVNKNMVPFDSRSPFQTSGLRVGTPAITTRGVKEDLMPVIVQLIDDSIANINDDKMIKSIGEKVHSIMKDFPLFAY
- a CDS encoding sulfite exporter TauE/SafE family protein, translated to MEWYIIIALIGTGVAAGFINTTAGGGSMLTIPLLMFIGLPANVANGTNRIAILLQNVIGVNTFCKKKVLDLRSDYRLAVPAIVGSIIGAFIAVEIDVDVLKKVIAGLMVALLFVVVLKPDVWVKERVGKVDAKPSVLQYVIFFFIGVYGGFIQMGVGFILLAGLVLGSGYDLVKANAVKVFIVLIYTVFSLGIFFFHGQVNIVAGLILAAGNMFGAWLGVHFQVKGGAKYVRYVLILAMVIVILNLFGVFN